In Archocentrus centrarchus isolate MPI-CPG fArcCen1 chromosome 16, fArcCen1, whole genome shotgun sequence, a single window of DNA contains:
- the LOC115793965 gene encoding C-type lectin domain family 4 member G-like: MLNHIKVFTLVINNSNYPLILSVTEVETVYEEMIMENKATEPDKNDKKSAFTKSCPSVAASLGILLLIMVLRIYFTTLLIRKNEKQITNLTAENKNIREKNEKLAEEEKNLREQIQHMNTTWKELCVSRERLCKPCEKGWLPFESGCYAINNAEHPEHKTWDEARENCKGKISDLAVVINAAEKTYLSDNSWGSSGNKGYWIGLRVKDGKWKWVDGSDLTDNSWIRHPPSDGLCAISVQNQGFKSVHCNNKNQWICKKNA; the protein is encoded by the exons ATGTTGAACCATATAAAGGTGTTTACACTAGTAATAAATAACTCCAATTACCCTTTGATCCTTTCAGTAACAGAAGTGGAAACTGTGTATGAAGAAATGATCATGGAAAATAAAGCAACTGAACCTGAcaaaaatg ATAAGAAGTCTGCATTTACTAAATCTTGTCCATCAGTCGCAGCAAGTTTGGGAATTCTGTTACTAATCATGGTCCTTCGCATTTACT ttaccACATTATTAATTCGTAAGAACGAAAAGCAGATCACAAACCTGACTGCAGAGAACAAGAACattagagagaaaaatgagaagctggctgaagaggagaaaaacCTAAGAGAACAAATACAACACATGAACACAACATGGAAGGAGCTCTGTGTCAGCAGAG AAAGACTGTGTAAACCTTGTGAGAAGGGCTGGCTCCCATTTGAGTCTGGTTGCTATGCaattaataatgctgaacatCCTGAGCACAAAACCTGGGATGAAGCTCGAGAAAACTGCAAAGGAAAGATTTCCGATTTGGCTGTTGTAATTAATGCAGCAGAAAAG ACATATCTCAGTGACAACAGCTGGGGGAGTTCAGGAAACAAAGGATACTGGATTGGTCTGAGAGTCAAAGATGGGAAATGGAAGTGGGTGGATGGAAGCGATCTGACTGATAA CTCCTGGATCCGCCACCCTCCTTCTGATGGTCTCTGTGCAATTTCTGTCCAAAACCAAGGATTTAAATCAGTGCATTGTAACAACAAGAACCAATGGATCTGCAAAAAGAATGCTTGA